From Sphaeramia orbicularis chromosome 21, fSphaOr1.1, whole genome shotgun sequence:
TATGTTTTCAGTCCAATTTTAAATGAGTCCAGGTTCTGCATTTCTCTCAGTTCCACCGGGAGGCTGTTCCAAAGCTGAGGTGTAACAGAACAGAAGGCTCTGTCCCCCATGGTAGAGCTTGGTTTTGGTTTTGGCCCCAACCTACTTTTTATGGGGAAGTGAAAGCCCACACCAAGCGTTATTACATCACTGTTGAAAGCTCAGCTCATACTTCCTAATGCAGATCCTGTGGTGGATTAATGAGCAGAATTGCATTGTATTTGCACAATACTCAAATAAGTATGTTCCATCTGAAATTGCATGAAAAGGCACTATAGGTGCTATGATTTTCAACAATTTCTCGAGGGAGGGCCCCCCGGACCCCCTTTTACATGATGTGTAGTCCGTGTGAGTTGGGTGGTTAAGGGGCCACCTTATTGCTCAGGAGCCTATGATTTCTTAATTTGCTCCTATGCAGACCTGTGAATTGCTGGATGTAGACCCACCAACAACCCATTCCTCATGATCCAACCTGAAGAAAAATTTTCaggcttgagattttttttttttttaaatcaccccTGTGACTGTATTCCTGAATTGTTGTGAAATTATAACCTACATGGTAAAGTTACGTAAGCAGTAACTGATCCGACCTCCTTTTGCTCCTTTTTTGACTTTCAATGACTGCTGAGGGTCATTTTCTCACTCACTGGTCCTCTTTCTCTTAATGGATGAACATCTTGACATTTTCTTGGAAAAGTTTCTAGTACAATTCAGTATTCATACCAACTTCCTACTTGCAGCTTCCTCCTTGTAACAGGCATGTATACCATTGTTGTTCAGTTTTCTACATGCTCAGAGAGGGTTGACTGACTGTGTCCTCCTGGATTATTATGTGCCTTGATCTTGGTGTGACTGTTTTTTGGTTGATAATGCTTGTAAATGGTAATAATTGTGTTCAGTACTCAATCTGTGCACCATTAGACTTCTGAAAATACTTGAAATtttatactttttacagtaaataaatacataggtTTAATGTTTATGTCCTGTTAGTTTCATTGGATTCCCAGCATCTAGTTATAGGACTTCCGTGAATATCTTATCATGTTTTAGTCATATCTATGTTGTTAGAGAACAAGTAGactaataaaaaatctgaaaagtataaaagtattgtaaagaatatttcctaaaaaaagaagaaaaaaaacatccacccaTTAGATTCCTGTTGGTGAATCTTGACGTATTGTTTGTTTTCCACAGGGAGAGGGAAGATAAAAGGAAAGCAGAGAGGATGAGAGCACAGGTGAGGAGCAAGAAACTGAAATCACCTGTTAGAACTCATTTACAGATGTATCATAGAGGTGTCAAACACATGGTCTgctggccaaaaccggcctgccaaaggtccagtccagtccatgagatgaatttatgaaatgttaaaaattacAGAAATGTTACATCATTGCTCATATCTATTCTACATTCTCCTGCAGGAAGTCAGATGGCAACAGGGAGGTCGAAGACTGCAGCCGCATCAAAGCGTATGAAAAACAGTCATATTAACCAATGATTGTAACAATTACTAATCTTTTTATGTGTTGATAGCTTCCTGacatattaataaatacattacaGAATAGCTTAGGAATACTATTAGAGAAAAGGCAGGTgtatttatgttttcttttccatCAGACGGTGTGTTCCCCTTCCACCCCCACCACCCCAAGAAGCGGGTTTAACAGAAATTCAGTACAAGGAGGTGCTGCAAGGGCTGAATCCTCTGCACTGAGTTCATCCACCATTTCACAAGCTGGTAAGATGCCAATTCACCCAGAATTCAGAACTATTCATGTGAAAAATGCTGCATACATGACCTTGGAAAATCCAAAAGCTCTACTCCAAGTACTTCTGTATTTGGACAGGGTGGAAATTTCTACTGGACATCTAATAAAGAATAATTTGCAGCATATATTCATGTGGACAGGTGCTGCTGAATATTTTACAATAATtagatggataaaaaaaaacatactttttttatCCAATTGAAGAATCTTAAATTTTTAAAACTGTATAAATCcagttttttttcactttcttctaACCCAATTTTAACCAGTATTTTTTACTATGTCTTGTAGGACTgatattacatgataaaaaagtTTGCTTGTTCTCTAATTATCCTGATAAATTTCAAATCAATTATTCTGTTATGGTTAAAGGCTGATTTCTCTGTGAGCTTTGAAGAAATCAGATTGGTtacctgtgtttttaaatgattatttatggtcagaatgtgacaaaCGTTTCAGAAATCTACAGGAAGAAGATTTAAAACAACCATAAtgataaaaaattatttaaaccTTGAGTAAAATGAAGTGaatgaatggattttttttcttttttcagttataTTCATTTACTGAACACAGACCATTTCAACAAACATTTTTCTGACAATCAGTAACTGAAAAAAGAATAAGCTGAGGCCAAAGGCTTATTTACAAACCTTGAAGTAACCAGAATACCAAAAGAGATTCATGAACATACATAAGTCAAAATAACCCTCAATTATGTTGCATTTAAATCATTCATTGCATCGTAATCCTTaagttttttacattttaatgctgttttgAAATTCAACAGAGAGCTACACAATTTCAACTCATCACTATGTTCATTCCATAAAAACAcatctatattttatatttacattcTTAAGGTTAAAAACCTTTTTATGTAATCAGGAAGTTTTTTGTTCTTAATTCAAaagtattttcagtgtttttaaatatattatgGCGAGAAATTTCAGGGTACAGGATCCTACAAAGAGTTGATTAGTGTGCTCTTACTCGccagctttatttattattctacctgctttttttatttatttttttaagtttaattatAAAGTCTGTTTGTTGCATAAACATTTACCCAAATTTAttacacagtatgacatatatggcattaaaTCAAGCAGTACAGTAAGTGTAGATATTTTTAAGTAAATACAAAGCCTAAGTGTAAAATTAACCCTAAAGATGAAACATAAATGTTATTCCAATGACATTTATACCAATATAAAATATGCTAGTGGTCATTACTGTTTTGCTCAAatcagtgtgtcccaatacttttgtccatatagtggattttGCAACTCAACCTTTAGGGTTTCTTGGAtgctcaataaaaaaaatttcaactgaACCCAAAATGTAAGCAGTTGGTGAAGTTTATAATGCAGACAAAGAAAATGATTTAGCCTTGAGGGTCAAACAAAATTCTACACTAAAAAAGTACTTGGGGCTTTAAAATTGTGAGTTGTGATTAAAAACAGTCATTCCTCTTTCCAGCCTGCAGTCCCTCCAGCAGTGATGGTCTTCCAATTATTTCTAATGTCTGCTCTCTGAGGATAGACCCACAGAGGTATGAGTGTGTATTGTTTGCTTAACTAAAACCATTGTTTTTTCGTTGCAAACCATATTAACAGTGCCTTTGTGTCCCCAGCAGAGTTAAAAGACCCCAACCTGTTACTCCACAAAGTACACCCAAAAGGCCCCGAGTAAGCTGGCTGAGCAGAGACATCTCAAATGCATCATCTGTGGATGTGAGCCCTGTGAGCACTGCTTCAGTGCCTTTAGACAGCGACGATGATACCGATGATGACCTTTTCATTGTGGAGAGTGGCAGTACCCTCAAGCCGAAGCAGACTGGCTTCAGTTTGGCTAAAGTGAAGCAGGAACCAACACAAAATGAGACTGCTGTTAATTTGTTGTTGGAGTGCAGCGATGATGCTGCTGTGGACCCCCCCTCGGAGACAAACAAGGCAGGAACTAGCTCCTCAGGGACAGCAAATGTGAGAACATCTCCTCTAACAGTGTGCAGCACCACCACTCAGACAGAAGTAAGAGGAAAAATAAAGGAGGAAAAAGATGATGGGGGGAAGGCAGGGCAAAGTCTGGACAAGAATCAAACCGTAGGGGAAGAGAGAGTAGTAGCAGGTACATCTTCAGATGTGGGCACCGTCTGTGATATCAAGGAAGAGAACCACAGTGCAACTCAGAGTGAAAAGCAGACCTTCCAGAATGGGGCGCCACAGCGTCAGGATAATGACGAAGACTTTGTACATTCCCGTGCAGATCCCTCCCCATCACTACTTCAGCACCCCACTGTGTCAGAGATACAGCAACAACAAGACCAGCTTTTGGAGCTCATGCAGGCCACAGCCCAGGAGAGAGACTCTTTAAAAGAACAGGTCAATCAGCTCAGCTCCCAGCTACAAGAAACGCAGAGCAAACTGCAAGAGCTGTCTGAAATCAATGTAAAGAAGGAGGCTTCTCACCAACACACCCAGACAGAGGAAACGCAGGATGGGAAGGACTACAAAAGTCTGTTTGAGAAAGCCAGGCAGAAAGTCAATGACCTGATTAAGGACAAAGTGGATTTACTGGCAGCTGCTGAGGCCAAACCCAGCACTGTCCAAGGTGAGGAAAAGGACATTGAGGAGATTTCACTGCAAGTTGGCTGTCTTCTCCAAGAGCTGGAGCAAAGAAACAAGGAGAGGGACGAGCTGCGATCACAGGTTTGTATTCCAGCTTTGCATTGAGTTTTAATGGCTGGAGGTTTTCCAGCTTCTTCACCCTGTGCATGGTCGTTCAGTCTGCTACATACTCGACGAGAACAGAACATTTTCTTCTTGCTCCTGGGGCTGAGAGCAACAAGACGTCATTTTATTCCAGTTTTTCTGTTCATCTTGTTCTTGACACACCGTCCGGGCAGAACTTTGTTCTCCTGCGTTGTGCGAGAAGTATTGCGCGATTGGTCAGATATTCAAAGTGGGCGTGGTTAATGCAGAAAAGTGGAGGACCCCCGGCAAGTTCGGCACTTGAATTTCTTGTGACGTATGAAGTGTCTTGGCCAGAACAAACTTTGTTTTTGCCacctcaagaaaatgaacaaatttctCTGTTCTTGCAGAGTATGTAGCACGCCTTAGACTGAAGTACATCCACTGACCAGAAATAAAGTACAGCAAAtgattattgtgttttttatcaaTATTAGGGAGGCTCTGATTGTGACAATATTGATTCcaatgttcttttgttttttattattatttattacccccTTTGTGCCAAGGAAACAAAGAAACCTTCATCATAAAAATAACTCAACTATTGTCTTTGAATGAGAACAACTTCAATCATCAAATTTATGCAACAACctttaatataacacaacagaCAAACATAAGCCACTGTTATTAGAAAGTGTTGTCTTCTTGGCCGATACTGATGTTTGATCATTACATCTGTGGTAGGTTTTGGAAAATAATGCAGCCTTATGGCACAATAAAATGTCCCACTTTGGTAACACATTAAACACTAAAATAATTTCATAGCAGGTTCACAAAGGTAAAATTACCATTGGAATTCTCCTTTAAAACATTTGACTAATTCTGAAAGATGAACCACAATCAACCTTGAACACTGAATTTCATACTTCCCATTTGAACACACAATAATTTCAGCTCAGATGTTCCAGCTTTTTGTATCCTTCAATTTCATGTTGTGTGGAAAAAACTATCAGGAACCAGATTGGTACCCCACAAGACCATTAAACAAATCTCTTCAGTTTactaaatataaatgtatgtGGTTGTTTATTTATGCtcctcattgtttttttcttttcactgtcTACTATGCCACCAGTTGGACGGTCTGGAGGAGGAAAGGGCAAATCTGGCGTCCAAGTGTGAGGAGCTCACGTTGCGTTTGCAGCAGCAGAGGGAAAACACAGGGGAGGGAAGTAGAGCTCAACACCAAGCCAATGATTCATCTGCACCAACAGATCCAGAAGAGGCAGGGGGCAGCGCTGACTCTGGCCCAGCTTCAAGTTCGGATGCATGCAGAAGGTACCTATTGGACAACGCCATACATGAGCATCCAACCACCAACAAAAATCAGTAATGTTTATTTGAATTGTCTTTTTATTTGTCCCTCTGTTTACCCTTTTCAGTTTGGTTGAGCTTCGGCACAACGTCGGACGCCTTCTCGTGACCTACATGCCTGCTCTGGAACTGGATCAAGTGAATTATGATTGTAACGTCATTGATGAGATCTTAGAACAGTATCTGAATAGTCACGAACAACCAGCAGTGTAGGTAACAGGGTTCAGAACTTATGCTCCATGTGCAATTCACACATTGTAAATACTTCATACTgattgttttttggggttttttatgaGTAATTTAAGAGATATTTATATGCAGTCTTACAGATAATCTCTTTGTATCTGTTTCAAACATGCAGTGCTTTTAACATAAATTGATTTGTTTTCATGTTACCAATGCAAAATGTCTGAGGTTACTCCTGAAGAAAAAGCAATATAAATGGTATAATCACAGGAAGCATAAATTAATGCActaatacatgtattttttcttttatgtcatCCTCTGCTTTCCCTTGTGTGTTGAAACCATTatttatacagtatgtatatgtagaCTTACAAGATTAGAAAAAGGTTTGtcaaatatatttttgtatttccttctgttttctgtcttttcttcattttatcaATGCAAAAGTCACACGCTGGGGAAAATTAAGGAACAAAATTTCAATTATTCAGTGttactttataaaatattttaaattacgcaactaaaaataataacagtgatgtGCGAGTGTCATGTACTTGGTTTAGTAGGACCTCAGTGGTTCTTCAGAGTCCATAATAATGCTGCCCTATAATGCACACAAGCCTGTTAATGCCTCCCCTTTTGCACTGCACAAAGGTCAAGTAAGTGGTGGAGGCTGGTCAGGATGACAGCAGAGGTCAAAGGAGCTTTCGTTAACAGTAAAGAAGCAGTGGAAGAGGAATTAATGACAGGATTTACCCTTAGGCTTGGGAAAGTACTTAGGTTACAGTAGGTCACAGTGTTTTCTGTAATTTTGTGGAAGAATTGGGCGTACAGGGTGAGGAGTTTAGAACCTTTCCCACAATGAAGGTTCTGTCTTTCAAAAAACATTTCACGTTTGTTTTCGACGATTATTATTGTAATGATCTCTCAATGTAAAAGTCTTTTCTAGAGCAAATTGTAATTAACATAAAAAACCCAAATTGTAACATGTTAATGAAGTACACTGAGAAACAACAAACATACCCATGGGAGGTTATTTTGTTGAGTTTACATTAATGTGGATTAAGTGGCTAAATATTATAAGGGTAAGGAAACCTCTGAATAAataattcaactttattctcttaCGTAACCTTAGGCCTTAGGCTATATGCTGGAATATTTccctttttttatgttcattaatatgcattgttCCTCCTTTTCTTAAACAAATAACTACCTTGGACAGACAAGAAATTGTAGGATTCCACTCATACAAGAATGAAAAATGTACACTCCAGTATGTAATACTCTATAAATTCATTTAAAAAGCTATAACACATATAACGGGCAGTAAAAACCTCAGTGTATAAATAAGTAAGATGAAACATCTACAGTCAGATGCTCATGTCACTAAATCATCTAACACCACACTGAAAGCGTCCATTGAGACCAGTTCCCGACAGTTTCAGGTCCTTTTGCAGATTGTGCTGAACACAGGGTATAGACCTGTGGTTTCAGCTGGAAACCCAAAAAGACAATTTCATGTCTCTAGGgtcatgatataaaaaaaaaaaagtcatgaattGCCACTGTCTACATTTTTATAGCCTCTTTCACTGTAAAACTATCAATTAAATGCACTTTTTCCTCTTGTGTTTTTACAAAATTTTCATCAAGTTATGTATTATAATCTTGTTacctctttttattttctttacataTTAAGTTATTTTCATtaacatctttatttttttttacattgcttttgtcttgttacatttttatgtcattttcatcttattgtgCTTTTTACTTGGTTTTAATCATGTTATATctttcttaatgtaatttttcatCTTGTGACGTCTTCATGACTGGTTTCACATGTCTTTGTTGAGGTTTCTCTTCCTctgttttaattatggaattaaATTCATATATCATGTACTCTACTATTATCATGTGTTTTACTCAGATACTcgatgacccaataaaaccagtTCCATGACCAAATTTGGGTCCTAACCTCAAGTCTGGGAAGGCCATTTTCTGATGACAGAATAAATCCAAGTCTGTAACTACTTTTACCTAATGCCAGATGTAGAGCTGTGGGTGTGATGGAAgcagaaataaaatatatttatgaatAACAACATGCCAGTATTTCTGTGTGTGGAAAGGCAGAGCACCAGAATGACTGCTAATATGAATGAGGTTAAACTACAGGCAAACTGCTGCAGGATGATATTAAACCATTAGTTTAACCCTCTAAGACCTTAACAGCCACAGGCGACTGAAATCATCTACTTatataaaatgtgtaataacttttgCTCCACTGATCCTCTcagtacattgaaataattcaggcaTAATGCAGTTTCTTAACTTGTCAGTgacatcagatttgacccatttggacattcagaggctctgcaatGAACACCGTCAACTTttacaaccttgattcaccaaTGAAACTCGTAGTTTAAAAAATGACAGTGGTCGTAGACACCTGTTTTACCAACATCcggtaaatcaaatataggaaaatccctGTTTTTACATGAAgaatgcaaaatgaagaggagAATGTTATGATAGCTGGTGATGAATCAgttaggaaagattaaatatacACAGAAAATCTTGAAAGtggccacaaaaatagtttttgGTCTTTATAACTAACTACCTTAAATGTAGTTATCAATGGAAGTAAGTCGGTTTTTCACTATTTCTTCATTTACCTTTTTAGGAAAAAACTGAATCATTCTTTCTCTTTCAAAACATATATCTGATTGTATAAACATATGTGTATTAATGTGTGGTGTATTTACTAAGAACAGCAAGTCAcctgtttttattaaattattatcattattattattatttttttcagaacTTTATTTCGAAGAATACAGTTAAGGAATAACTAACATACAATCGACAAGgttgcatgaacttacaacagtcttaacataaaaaacaaaacaaatatatacaaaGGGATCCTTTAACATTAGTTCTCTGTAAAAAGTTCTTCATGTAGTTTGACAGTCTTGTCACATTTGGGGGAGTCTATAAGCTTAATACTGCATTTGTAATGTTCACATTCAGCCAGGAGTCTGTGTAAACTGGGGGTCACTGTCAGCACTCTGCATTTATGAACATGGAATTTACCAAATAATATTAACagataaagacccagagctatttttgtgtcagttcccaaatgattttttctctattttttttttactttactgaagtgatttattctaaaattatgctcagtattttgcattcttaagtgaaagtcagatattttcctatatttaattcactgatcatgtagatgttcattaaacctcagattaaagtagagggttgttatatcaaaaacagagaaaacagaagaaaaagtgtctttttcagtccaatctcttaTTAATTggtcataaacccagtgtgtccgtccactgtcattgatccaactccatgggttttactagtgactcaatgttgaagaagatgatggtgtttccatggtaactacagagcctctgaacatccaaatgggtcatatctgatgatcatgaaaagatgaataactgtattttacaccaattattgacatggattgataggattagtggctcaacaggtattaaacagtttagatcagtagatggttttggtcgccagtggatgtttaggtctttataggttaaaaagtTAACAATGTACTCAATGCTGCTCTCTTGGTGAGTTAAATATGTAATAACAGACTTACAATCAATTACAATGGGGTGTCTGTCTTTACACTATATGTCTTACCAATTTAGTCCAGTGGATAATAGAGTGGTTGCATTGACAGGATAAGTGTATTAAAGTTTCAGGCTCATTAGTATGGAAGATATATTTATTTTCGACAACTAAAATTTTAGAAAGATTTGCATTAGTGGTTTATATACTATGTGAAATCTTGATGTGAATCTCTCTTATCTTATCAAATGAAAACACACTGTCCCAAAAACCCTTCCCTCTGGGGGTTATTTTCCTTCTTCATAGAATGTGTTTCTTATATGTTTATTCTTGCATTTAGAATCCAAAATGTTAATACCATTAATCATTAAACGAGACTCTATTCTTATCATTTCTTGAAACTGGAGATGACTTTTCATAAGAAAGACCATGAGGGTTAGCTTTTATTATCTGACTGAATTCTCTATTTGTTACAGGAAAAGATTTAGTAAGAAGAAAATGTTCATAACGAAGcattaaaccatttttttttttttttttaaatcaaacttgtgaaaaaaatacaaactctcAATGAGGACAATAACatagtaatacaaatgaacataaaataaagcACAACAATCATGGGGATATGTAaggcaagaacaaaaaaaaaacaacaacattcaaatacaatacagtgtaaataatcaggcaaattaaattaaagtaaaggagcagagatgcaacagagaaaactttattaaattaaaataataagtaacgatCAGTGTTCTGGTTTATTTATCattgcaattttgtttttttcccaattttCTTAGggcaaagacaaacattttaaattcatTTGTAAAACCAGAAAAGGAGGgcttatttttccattttgcacagtggatatgatatttacctaataataaaattatattaataatatCTGAAACAGATGAGTCCAAATtacccatataaaaaataatatgatataattcAAAACATGGAATACCATTAATTTTTAttgaaatccatttttttttttatgtctgaccaAAAGCCGTGTGATGCaggacataagaaaaataagtgttctAAGGTTTCATCACTACTATTGCAGAAGGAGCACTAATCCACCTCAAACTTAAATCTTTTCTTAAGGAACTCTGCTACAGGATAAATCCTGTTTATGATTTTAAAGTGAGTTTCTTTAACCTTTGGCAAGATTGGCCATTTCATAAATTTAGAGTGTGCTTAGTTCAATGTACAAGATGTTAGTGAGGTGGGCTTCTGCCATCTGATCTCTCTGCAATAATCATGATACAACCTTGACTTCAAAACAGTACTAATGAATCTATTTAAGCATTAAACCATCGATGTATAaattcattattactttttttttatacataa
This genomic window contains:
- the morc3a gene encoding MORC family CW-type zinc finger protein 3a isoform X1 produces the protein MAAPTDRGVPLSTLCPKFLHTNSTSHTWPFSAIAELIDNAYDPDVSAKQFWIDKTFVNSQECLTFMDNGNGLEYKTMHKMLSFGYSDKIAVNGLEPIGIYGNGFKSGSMRLGKDAIVFSKSKTAQCVGMLSQTYLEEIGATQIIVPIVCLEQRDETIYVSEEHRASLQDILRYSPFKTEAALLTEVNTIGSSWSNGSTGTRIIIWNLRRTEDQLEFDFQRDRYDIRIPSDIYMALNDSSQHPERISSYVPETVYSLRAYCSILYLKPRMQIVIRGVKVKSQLVAKNLAYIRKDHYKPNFLNKRIPIIFGYNTKSKDHYGIMMYHKNRLIKAYERVGCQLKANNKGVGVIGVIECNFLDPTHNKQSFIETDKYRKTMNNLGIKLEEYWNEIRYRRSTENPHSIPVEDDIKRPDQNWVQCDDCLQWRKLPDGIDVSKLPDKWFCHFNPDPQFRSCKVEQEAEDSDDDLPSYSKTYKKQEREDKRKAERMRAQEVRWQQGGRRLQPHQSTVCSPSTPTTPRSGFNRNSVQGGAARAESSALSSSTISQAACSPSSSDGLPIISNVCSLRIDPQSRVKRPQPVTPQSTPKRPRVSWLSRDISNASSVDVSPVSTASVPLDSDDDTDDDLFIVESGSTLKPKQTGFSLAKVKQEPTQNETAVNLLLECSDDAAVDPPSETNKAGTSSSGTANVRTSPLTVCSTTTQTEVRGKIKEEKDDGGKAGQSLDKNQTVGEERVVAGTSSDVGTVCDIKEENHSATQSEKQTFQNGAPQRQDNDEDFVHSRADPSPSLLQHPTVSEIQQQQDQLLELMQATAQERDSLKEQVNQLSSQLQETQSKLQELSEINVKKEASHQHTQTEETQDGKDYKSLFEKARQKVNDLIKDKVDLLAAAEAKPSTVQGEEKDIEEISLQVGCLLQELEQRNKERDELRSQLDGLEEERANLASKCEELTLRLQQQRENTGEGSRAQHQANDSSAPTDPEEAGGSADSGPASSSDACRSLVELRHNVGRLLVTYMPALELDQVNYDCNVIDEILEQYLNSHEQPAV
- the morc3a gene encoding MORC family CW-type zinc finger protein 3a isoform X3, encoding MAAPTDRGVPLSTLCPKFLHTNSTSHTWPFSAIAELIDNAYDPDVSAKQFWIDKTFVNSQECLTFMDNGNGLEYKTMHKMLSFGYSDKIAVNGLEPIGIYGNGFKSGSMRLGKDAIVFSKSKTAQCVGMLSQTYLEEIGATQIIVPIVCLEQRDETIYVSEEHRASLQDILRYSPFKTEAALLTEVNTIGSSWSNGSTGTRIIIWNLRRTEDQLEFDFQRDRYDIRIPSDIYMALNDSSQHPERISSYVPETVYSLRAYCSILYLKPRMQIVIRGVKVKSQLVAKNLAYIRKDHYKPNFLNKRIPIIFGYNTKSKDHYGIMMYHKNRLIKAYERVGCQLKANNKGVGVIGVIECNFLDPTHNKQSFIETDKYRKTMNNLGIKLEEYWNEIRYRRSTENPHSIPVEDDIKRPDQNWVQCDDCLQWRKLPDGIDVSKLPDKWFCHFNPDPQFRSCKVEQEAEDSDDDLPSYSKTYKKQEREDKRKAERMRAQTVCSPSTPTTPRSGFNRNSVQGGAARAESSALSSSTISQAACSPSSSDGLPIISNVCSLRIDPQSRVKRPQPVTPQSTPKRPRVSWLSRDISNASSVDVSPVSTASVPLDSDDDTDDDLFIVESGSTLKPKQTGFSLAKVKQEPTQNETAVNLLLECSDDAAVDPPSETNKAGTSSSGTANVRTSPLTVCSTTTQTEVRGKIKEEKDDGGKAGQSLDKNQTVGEERVVAGTSSDVGTVCDIKEENHSATQSEKQTFQNGAPQRQDNDEDFVHSRADPSPSLLQHPTVSEIQQQQDQLLELMQATAQERDSLKEQVNQLSSQLQETQSKLQELSEINVKKEASHQHTQTEETQDGKDYKSLFEKARQKVNDLIKDKVDLLAAAEAKPSTVQGEEKDIEEISLQVGCLLQELEQRNKERDELRSQLDGLEEERANLASKCEELTLRLQQQRENTGEGSRAQHQANDSSAPTDPEEAGGSADSGPASSSDACRSLVELRHNVGRLLVTYMPALELDQVNYDCNVIDEILEQYLNSHEQPAV
- the morc3a gene encoding MORC family CW-type zinc finger protein 3a isoform X2, encoding MAAPTDRGVPLSTLCPKFLHTNSTSHTWPFSAIAELIDNAYDPDVSAKQFWIDKTFVNSQECLTFMDNGNGLEYKTMHKMLSFGYSDKIAVNGLEPIGIYGNGFKSGSMRLGKDAIVFSKSKTAQCVGMLSQTYLEEIGATQIIVPIVCLEQRDETIYVSEEHRASLQDILRYSPFKTEAALLTEVNTIGSSWSNGSTGTRIIIWNLRRTEDQLEFDFQRDRYDIRIPSDIYMALNDSSQHPERISSYVPETVYSLRAYCSILYLKPRMQIVIRGVKVKSQLVAKNLAYIRKDHYKPNFLNKRIPIIFGYNTKSKDHYGIMMYHKNRLIKAYERVGCQLKANNKGVGVIGVIECNFLDPTHNKQSFIETDKYRKTMNNLGIKLEEYWNEIRYRRSTENPHSIPVEDDIKRPDQNWVQCDDCLQWRKLPDGIDVSKLPDKWFCHFNPDPQFRSCKVEQEAEDSDDDLPSYSKTYKKQEREDKRKAERMRAQEVRWQQGGRRLQPHQSTVCSPSTPTTPRSGFNRNSVQGGAARAESSALSSSTISQAACSPSSSDGLPIISNVCSLRIDPQRVKRPQPVTPQSTPKRPRVSWLSRDISNASSVDVSPVSTASVPLDSDDDTDDDLFIVESGSTLKPKQTGFSLAKVKQEPTQNETAVNLLLECSDDAAVDPPSETNKAGTSSSGTANVRTSPLTVCSTTTQTEVRGKIKEEKDDGGKAGQSLDKNQTVGEERVVAGTSSDVGTVCDIKEENHSATQSEKQTFQNGAPQRQDNDEDFVHSRADPSPSLLQHPTVSEIQQQQDQLLELMQATAQERDSLKEQVNQLSSQLQETQSKLQELSEINVKKEASHQHTQTEETQDGKDYKSLFEKARQKVNDLIKDKVDLLAAAEAKPSTVQGEEKDIEEISLQVGCLLQELEQRNKERDELRSQLDGLEEERANLASKCEELTLRLQQQRENTGEGSRAQHQANDSSAPTDPEEAGGSADSGPASSSDACRSLVELRHNVGRLLVTYMPALELDQVNYDCNVIDEILEQYLNSHEQPAV